Proteins encoded together in one Lathyrus oleraceus cultivar Zhongwan6 chromosome 5, CAAS_Psat_ZW6_1.0, whole genome shotgun sequence window:
- the LOC127078873 gene encoding uncharacterized protein LOC127078873 — translation MEQLQENQVVLQEEVSQMRSQMRQLMKTIQAVARSQEVVAKMQEEMNQRASTTNPPTPQTVENMTLVPQADPPININAHGGVPNENPRPHALETEDQLDAFFSPRDASQDDAFGSATNKVERKVKAIEEKLKAMGSTDILGLDAAEMCLAPGVIIPAKFKVPDFEKYKGNNDPRTHIRAYCRKMAAYSSDDQLLMHFFQDSLSGESLDWYMQLEGNHIHTWREMVEAFLKHYQYNTDMAPNRTQLQNLTQRSEESFKEYAQRWRELASRVQPPLLERELVDMFMGNLQGPYLDRMVGSTSSGFSDLVLAGERIENMIKMGKIQKSATTSSASKKPFVPYGKKREGETNVASIIRTRNPTYPQVAAIAPVQPSQQQLFTIPVQTQQQQRYQQQPQRQEPQYQQQQRMRRPERRFDPVPMTYSHILPYLLRGSLVQLRELGPPPAVLPPGYDANARCEFNSGAHGHSTENCKSLKYKVQDLIDSKAITFAPKGPNVNNNPMPPYNNASVNMMEADNGRRLMSCVDELKIPLIKIKNALIKNNTFPICGNDCEHCLINPQQCRTLKSVIQQLMNQGILVVDCPSTKEDVSTLETPYDEVPPLQIPYEFSQLTLSTNPITPIIITVPTPFPYVDTKAVPWVYDTSVYIHGQKIQEEPIKSSDPMINITGTSGVTRSGRIFAPTPTPIGTINPSTSDKGKQIDGAQQRQDPAPSSEVDEFLRVIKKSDYRVVDQLNQTPSKISMLSLLMCSEAHREALVKFLRTTHVSQEISVYQFEGVVNNIATSLSLGFNDEELPTEGRNHNKALHISIECVDTVLSRVLVDTGSSLNVMPKSSFAKLTIEGLVMKPSELIVRAFDGTRRTVIGEANLPMKIGPHIFLITFFLMDIYPAYSCLLGRPWIRSAGAVTSMLHQKWKFLADDKLVVVEGEGDIVVSHLASFQYIEGEGEIREVPFQSFEVINVEMVCPARDESKDVESPMTSLKDALTIIKDGHPQGWGRFLELPANKDRTGLGYNSQNLKKPVPIATRGSVIPLSDNFSSVGYLDDNRICAVEEEEEEEDDGLIFTKTDGNGATKWTEFEIRKVTLIEISSSTTINDNSATVSYDFDNPINQADEECEEEAELPEELARLLKQEEKVIQPHEESVEVINLGTDEEAKEVRVGSAL, via the exons ATGGAGCAACTTCAAGAGAACCAAGTTGTCCTTCAGGAAGAAGTATCCCAAATGCGGTCCCAAATGCGGCAATTGATGAAGACTATTCAAGCAGTCGCAAGAAGCCAGGAGGTTGtggcaaaaatgcaagaagaaatGAATCAACGTGCCAGTACTACCAATCCTCCTACCCCTCAAACGGTCGAGAATATGACTCTAGTTCCTCAAGCTGATCCTCCAATTAACATTAATGCACACGGCGGTGTTCCAAACGAAAATCCTCGTCCTCATGCTCTTGAGACAGAAGACCAACTTGATGCATTCTTCAGCCCAAGGGACGCTTCTCAGGATGACGCCTTCGGTTCCGCAACCAACAAGGTGGAAAGGAAGGTAAAGGCTATCGAGGAAAAGCTCAAGGCAATGGGGAGCACTGACATTTTGGGCCTCGATGCGGCAGAAATGTGCTTAGCACCTGGGGTCATCATTCCGGCCAAGTTCAAAGTtccggactttgaaaaatataagggaaataacGACCCTAGGACACACATTAGGGCATACTGCCGAAAGATGGCTGCTTATTCCAGCGATGATCaacttttaatgcattttttcCAGGATTCCCTCAGTGGGGaatctttggattggtacatgcaACTCGAGGGCAACCATATTCACACCTGGAGGGAAATGGTCGAGGCATTCCTCAAGCactatcagtacaacactgatatGGCACCTAATCGCACGCAGTTGCAAAATCTGACTCAGAGGTCTGAGGAgtccttcaaagagtatgcccagcgGTGGAGGGAATTAGCTTCTAGGGTACAACCCCCATTGCTAGAAAGAGAACTGGTAGACATGTTTATGGGAAACTTGCAAGGTCCATACCTTGATAGAATGGTAGGGAGCACCTCTTCAGGCTTTTCTGACCTGGTCTTAGCCGGTGAAAGGATAGAAAATATGATTAAAATGGGAAAGATCCAGAAATCTGCCACTACTTCTAGTGCATCGAAGAAACCTTTTGTTCCCTATGGTAAAAAACGAGAAGGCGAGACCAATGTTGCCTCCATCATTCGAACAAGAAATCCCACTTATCCACAAGTAGCTGCCATAGCTCCCGTCCAACCAAGTCAACAACAACTATTTACAATTCCTgttcaaactcaacaacaacaacggtatcaacaacaaccgcaacgtCAAGAaccacaatatcaacaacaacaaaggatGCGAAGGCCCGAGAGAAGATTTGACCCAGTTCCCATGACTTATAGCCACATTCTACCATATTTATTGAGGGGATCACTTGTGCAACTAAGAGAGTTAGGACCCCCACCAGCGGTTCTTCCTCCCGGTTATGATGCAAATGCCCGCTGTGAATTTAATTCTGGCGCTCATGGGCATTCGACCGAGAATTGTAAATCATTAAAGTACAAAGTTCAAGATCTTATTGATTCTAAGGCAATCACGTTCGCCCCCAAGGGGCCGAATGTAAATAATAACCCGATGCCCCCTTACAACAATGCATCAGTGAATATGATGGAGGCTGACAATGGAAGGAGATTGATGTCCTGTGTGGACGAGTTAAAAATACCACTCATCAAGATCAAGAATGCTTTAATAAAGAATAATACCTTTCCCATCTGTGGTAATGACTGTGAACATTGTTTGATTAACCCGCAACAATGTAGAACATTGAAGTCTGTCATACAACAATTAATGAACCAAGGGATCTTGGTGGTAGACTGCCCGTCCACAAAGGAAGATGTGTCTACCCTTGAGACACCATACGACGAAGTCCCTCCTCTTCAAATTCCATATGAATTCTCTCAGTTAACTCTGTCGACAAATCCTATTACTCCAATCATAATAACAGTTCCCACACCATTCCCATATGTTGACACCAAGGCAGTCCCTTGGGTGTATGACACCTCAGTCTACATTCATGGTCAGAAGATTCAAGAAGAACCGATAAAGTCTAGTGACCCAATGATCAATATCACCGGCACTAGTGGAGTCACAAGAAGTGGAAGGATATTTGCACCGACACCCACTCCAATTGGAACTATCAATCCTTCAACTTCAGACAAAGGCAAACAAATTGATGGTGCTCAGCAAAGACAAGACCCCGCACCTTCAAGTGAAGTAGACGAGTTCTTACGCGTTATCAAGAAGAGCGATTATCGAGTAGTTGATCAGCTTAACCAGACACCCTCGAAGATCTCAATGTTGTCTCTATTAATGTGCTCGGAGGCCCATAGGGAGGCTTTGGTAAAGTTTTTGAGGACAACTCACGTATCGCAAGAGATATCTGTTTATCAGTTTGAAGGAGTAGTTAACAATATCGCTACTAGCTTAAGCTTAGGTTTCAATGATGAAGAGCTTCCCACCGAGGGGaggaatcataacaaggctctccatatttctattgagtgtgTGGACACAGTCCTATCAAGAGTTTTGGTAGACACTGGGTCTTCCCTCAATGTGATGCCTAAGAGCTCCTTTGCTAAACTAACTATTGAAGGACTCGTAATGAAGCCGAGTGAGCTTATAGTAAGAGCATTTGATGGGACTAGAAGAACTGTAATCGGTGAGGCGAATTTGCCTATGAAGATTGGTCCCCATATTTTCCTTATCACTTTCTTCTTAATGGATATCTATccagcctacagttgtctgcTTGGGAGGCCTTGGATCCGTTCAGCTGGTGCAGTCACTTCAATGCTCCACCAAAAATGGAAATTCTTAGCTGATGATAAGCTAGTTGTTGTCGAGGGTGAGGGGGACATTGTGGTAAGTCACCTCGCATCTTTCCAATACATTGAGGGAGAAGGGGAGATAAGGGAAGTCCCATTCCAATCATTTGAAGTTATCAATGTTGAAATGGTTTGCCCAGCAAGGGATGAATCAAAAGATGTCGAATCTCCCATGACATCTCTTAAAGACGCCCTGACAATCATAAAGGATGGACACCCCCAAGGATGGGGAAGATTTCTTGAACTTCCTGCCAACAAGGACCGCACCGGTTTGGGATACAACTCCCAGAATTTGAAGAAGCCCGTGCCGATAGCTACAAGGGGATCAGTGATCCCGCTGTCCGACAACTTCTCAAGTGTTGGTTACCTGGATGACAACCGTATTTGTGCcgtggaagaagaagaagaagaagaagatgatggcTTGATCTTCACAAAGACTGATGGAAATGGTGCCACCAAATGGACCGAGTTTGAAATACGTAAAGTGACCTTGATTGAAAT ATCATCCTCGACAACCATCAATGACAATTCTGCTACAGTCTCATACGACTTTGACAACCCGATTAATCAAGCTGATGAAGAGTGTGAGGAAGAGGCCGAACTCCCAGAAGAATTGGCAAGGCTTCTCAAGCAAGAGGAAAAAGTCATCCAGCCGCACGAAGAATCAGtggaagtgattaatcttggGACAGATGAGGAAGCGAAAGAAGTCCGAGTCGGCTCCGCTCTATAA